The following is a genomic window from Streptomyces chrestomyceticus JCM 4735.
CGGCGGTGGCGGACACGGTGGCCGCCACCGACTGGCCGAAGGAGAAGGCGCAGTGCAGCGCGGCCTGTGTCGCCAGCGTCAGCGCGGTCACGAACAGCGGTCCCCGCTCGCGGGCGGCGAGGCTCCATGCCCCGAGGGCCGTCGCCGTCACCGCGCCGAGCAGTACCCACCAGGGCACGGGCGCGTCGGACATGAGGGCGTGGCCGAGGGCGGCGAGCAGTACACACACCGCCGCGAACACCCCGGCCCGCAATCCCCTGAGAACACGCCCCGCAATCATGACCCGCTCATCGTTGCACCCCGCCCGGGACGCCCGACGGCAGGGGCAGGAACGGGCACAGGGGCAGACGCAGGAGCGTGGCGGGGGCGACGCGGGCTCAGTACGGAAGACCCGAGAGGAACCCGTGCAGGGCGTGGTCGAAGTGGCCGGTGTTCTCCAGGTTCACCATGTGGGCCGCGCCCGGGATGCGTACCCGCTGGGCGCCCGGCACGGCGAGGGTGATGGCATGGGCGTTGGCGGAGATGTCGGAGCTGTCCAGGTCGCCGTCCAGGACCAGGGTCGGTACCCGGATCTCCGCCAGCCGCTCGTACGCGCCGACCTCGATCGGCACTCCGGCGCCCATACCGCCCGCGTGCACGACCACGTTGGCGTCCGCCGAGGCCCGCATCCGCTCGCGCAGCGCGGGGTCCACGGCGTCGGGGGCGCGGTGCGGGCCGTCCACCCACATGCGCAGGAAGTGCTCGATGTAGCGCTCCGTGCCGTCCTCCTCGTCGGTGAGGGCGGCCACCTGCTCCTTGATGTGCTCCAGGATGAACGGGTCGGTGAAGGCCCGGCCGCTCACTCCGGGCGAGGCCAGGGCCAGCGCGAAGACACGGTCCGGGTGGGCGAGCGCCATGTCCAGGGCGATGCGGGCGCCGTGCGAGAGGCCGACGAGGATGGCGCGCGCTACGCCGAGGTGGTCGAGGAGGGTGCGCAGGTCCTCGTGGTTGGCGTAGTCGCCGTCGACGGTGGAGGACAGGCCGTGGCCGCGAGCGTCGTAGCGGACCGTGCGCAGGCCGGACTGGGCGAGCCAGGTGAACTGCTCGTCCCACATGCGCTGGTCGAGCATCCCGCCGTGCAGCAGCACCACCGAGGGGTCGCCCTCCGTGCCGACGCCGGCCGCCTCGTAGAACAGCTCGCCGTTCTCGACCGGCACCGTGTCGTTCTCGACGTCCATGCCCCAGGCCCCGGCCTGCTGATCCCAGGCCCCGGCCTCCTGGATTCCTTGGGGTTCTCGGATGTCGTCGGTCGTCATGCTTCTGCTCCGTGCCGTCCTGTGTGGGGTGCTGCTGTCGGGTGGGGCGCTCGGTCCGCTGGGGAAGTCCGGGGCTTTCGGGGCTTCCGTGACGTTTGAGGTGTCTGGAGCGTCCGAGGTTCCCGGGGCGGCCCCGCCGTACGGGAGGGACCGGAGCGTGCCTCGTCCTCCCGGGCCAGCGCCCGGAAGTCCTCGCCGAGGCGGTCGAGCACGTGCAGCGCGGTGGCCACGTCGGCGGCCGGCACCCCGGCCAGCACCCGCCGCAGCCCGGCCGCCTCGGACCGCTGGAGCGCGCTCGTCACCTCGGCGCCTTCCGGGGTGAGCCGGATCAGGGGGGAGCGCCGGTGCTCGGGGTTGGGGACGGTCTCCAGCAGGCCCAGTTCCCTCGCGTGGTTCACCCAGCGCTGTACGGGCTGGCGGTCCAGTTCCAGGGCGCGGGCCAGCTCCGGCACGGTGCGCGGACCGTGCGTGCGCAGGGTGTCCAGCAGGGCGCGCTGACCGGCCGTCAGGCCCGTACCCGACAGTTCCCGTTCCACGGCGCGTACGACTGTCCGGTGCAGCGGCCACAGGCGGCGGATCACCTCGTACGCGAGGTGCTCGGCGGAGTCCGCGCCGCCCTCGGTGACACTCATGGTGTCATGATGACATCGACGATGTCGTTACGGAAGTCGCCCCCCGCGCCCGGCAGTTACCGTCCTTCGCGGCGCGCGCCGTATCCGCGAAATCCGATGATTCCGTTCTATGTACGGATGGGCGGGCGGCGGAGTTCCCGACTGGTGCCGCCTCTTCCTTTCTCATGGGGAAGGGCGGCGTACGGGTACGGTCCCGCGCCACAGGCGGCGGGCGGACAGCCAGGCCGCCGCGATCAGCAGCAGGTTCCGGACGTACAGATTGGCGATGGACAGCCAGGACGCGTCGTCCCGCAGCCCGCGGTACAGGAGCGGGAAGTCCAGCGTGGTGAAGACGCAGGCCGCCAGGATCAGCAGCGCGACCGGGCGCTGGGTGGTGTCGCCGCGCAGCAGGCAGACCGCGGCCAGACCGAGCAGCCAGACCATGTACTGCGGGCTGATCACCCGGCTGGTGACCACGAACAGGAGCGTGGCGGTCAGCGCGGCGTCCGGCAGGACCCGGGCGGCGGTACGGTCCGACCGGCGCCGCCACCACAGCAGCCAGCCGAAGGCCGGCACGGTCGACACCTGCATGGCGACGCTGGCCCCGGCCACCCACGGGCCGACGAACTCGTGCGACCCGTCCTTCGCCGCCCAGGTGCCGCTCCAGCCGAGATGCCGCGCCACATGGAACGGCAGGGAGCCGACCGACTCGATCTGGATGCCGCGCGACTCCTGGGCGGAGAGGAAGGAGAACGCGTTCGGCATGGCGAGGGCGAAAGCGGCGGTCACGACGGCACCGGTGACGGCGGCGGCTGCCCAGGCCGTGCGGGTGCGATGGCCCCGCGCCGTACCGGCGAGCAGCAGCGCGGGCCAGACCTTGATGACGGCGGCGAGCGCCGTCACGGCCCCGAAGGCCCGGCCGGCCCAGGCGCGCCGCGCGGACGCGGCCACCAGGGCGAGTATCGCCAGAGCGGTCACGTGCAGGTCGAACCGGTTCCACGGCATGGTGCTGAGGACGGCCAGGCCCACGGTCCACAGCCAGGGCCCGGCGAGCGAACGGCCGCGCCGCCGCGCCACCCGCACCAGCAGTACGAAGATCGCGGCGTCGCACAGCGCGGCCAGCACGATGAAGGCGGGCCCGAAGCCGAGGCCGGGGACGAGGCCGGGCGCCAGGATCGGCAGGGCCGCGCCCGGCGGGTACTGCCAGCTCACGTCGTGCAGCGGGAAGCTGCCGCCGCTCAGGACCGCGTACCAGCCGGTGTAGACCTTGCTCACGGACGGATCGAGCCCGCCGCCGCCCACGAACGGGCTGATCTTCAGGGCCGCGGGCACCAGCCAGAGCCGGGTGAGGAACCAGGCGGCGAGCAGGGGTGGGAGTGCCGTACGGAGGCGGGTGGACGCGGGCGCGGGGGTGGGCGCATGGGTGACTGCGGGGGTGGCGCGGGTGGCGGTCTGGTCGGGCACTGCGCCGAGGGCTCCGTTCGTACCGGGGGCGGTATGGGACAGGGCTGGTACGGCGCCGCTACCTGCGAAGTCGGCAGGTCGCGGCCTACGCACGAGGTGTATACATGCCAGGTATGCATGCGATGTATACGTGCAGTGTAGAGTCCTCGTCATGCCCGCTGAAGCCGCCCCCGTCACACTGGCCGCTGCCCTCCCCAGCCGACGCGGCATCACCACCGCACCCGCACCCACTCCCGCCGCCGCGCCCTCCTCCGCCCCCGCCCTCGCGCGGCTGGCCGTCCCGGTGCTGCCCGCCCTGCTGGCGCTGGCGCTCGGCCTGTGGGGCATCCGGCGGGAGGACAGCCTGTGGCGGGACGAGGCCGTGACCTGGCAGGTCGGGCAGCGTTCGGTGGCGGAGATCTGGGACCTGCTCGGCCAGGTGGACGTCGTGCACGGCCTCTACTACGTACTGATGCACGGCGTCTTCGAGCTCTTCGGCGCCGGCCCGGCGGTACTCCGGATGCCGTCCGTCCTGGCCGTCGCCGCGGCCGCGGCCGCCACCGCCGCGGCCGGACGCCGCCTCGCCGGGCCCTGGGCCGGCCTGGCCGCCGGGCTGGTCCTGGCGCTGATACCCAACATCCAGCACTACGCCCAGGAAGGCCGGGCGTACGCGCTGGTCACGGCCGGCGTGGCGGTCGCCACCTGGCTTCTGGTGAGCGCGGCGGACGCGTCGGAGAACGGAGCGGCGGCCGTACGGCGGCGCCGCTGGCCGCGCTGGGCGGGCTACGGCGCGGTCATGCTCACCACGGCCCTGCTGAACTGGTTCTCGCTGTTCGTCCTGCCCGCGCACGCCGTCACCGTGCTCGTCGCCCGCCGCCGTGGTGCCCGCCCGCTGCTCGCCCCGTGGTCGGTGTCGGCGGCCCTAGTGCTGGCGGGCGCGCTGCCGCTCATCCTGGCCAGCCGGGCCCAGTCGGGCCAGGTGTCGTGGATCAAGCCCGTCGCCGTGTCCACGCTGCTGGGCGTCGCGGCGCTGCTGTTCGTGGCGCTGGTGTGCGCCCGCGTCCCGTACCCGGGCCGTGGCCGCGCGACCGTGTCACCGGCCTCCGTCGGGCTGCCGCTGCTCGCCGTGCCGCAGGGCGGCCTGCTGCTGGCCTCCGTCCTCGTGGAGCCCGTCTATCTGGACCGCTACGTCCTCTACACCAACCTCGGTTTCGCCCTGCTGCTCGGCGTCGGCGTCGCCGCTGCCGTCCAGGCGCTCCCGGTCCGTACGTGGGTGCTGCTCGCGGGGGTGACGGCGACGGCTTTCGTGGCGCTGCTGCCCGCGGAGACCGGCCTGCGCGCGCCGAAGAGCCGGGCGGACGACGTGCTGCGGGCGGCCGACCGGGTCGCGGTGGCCGCGCGTACGGGCGACGGCGTGCTGTTCATACCGGCCGCCCGGCGCGACACGGCGCTGGTGACGCCGACGGCCTTCACCGGCCTCGACGACCTCGCGCTGGCCGAGAGCCCGGCGGCCTCCGGCACCATCAAGGGCGTCGAGGGCAGCGCCGAGCACATACGTACCGCCATGCTGGCCAAGTCCCGCATCGTGGTCGTCACCGACACCCGACGGGCCGCGCCGCCCGCACCCGTACGCGAGGCCGAGAAACTCCGCGTCCTCGCCCGGCACTTCGAGCGGACCGGCCGCACGGACACCGTCGGCCGCCGCATAGAGGTCTACGAGAAGGTGCGCTGACCGGTCACGGAGCCCGCACTACGGCCGCGCTGACCGGCCACGGAAGTGCTCACGCCTCGCCGTACGGCTCCGGTGCCGCGTCCGGGCCGAATCTGACGACCAGGTCGGCGCGCGCCCGCCCGGCCGTCACCAGACGGGCGTTGGCCTCGTCCGAGGTACGGACGAACCGCTCGGCGTGCGCCCGTGATTTGCCGAACCGCTCGTGCCGGTCGACCAGGCGCCGCACCCGTTCCGCGTCGTCCAGCTCCACGTACCAGACCTCGTCGAGGCACACCCTGGCGTCGGCCCACGACGGGCCGTCGAGCAGCAGGTAGTTGCCTTCGGTCACGACGAGCGGCACGTCGGGCGGCACGGGGACGCTGCCCGCCACCGGCTCCTCGATGCGGCGGTCGAAGGCCGGGGCGTAGACGGTGGTGTCCGGCGCGGGGGAGCGCAGGCGGGCCAGCAGGGCCGCGTATCCGGCGGCATCGAAGGTGTCCGGCGCGCCCTTACGGTCCGTGCGCCCCAGTCGGCGCAGCTCCGCCTCGGCGAGGTGGAAACCGTCCATGGGCACGAGCACCGCCGACCCGGCCAGCCCGGCCACCAGACGGGCGGCCAGGGTGGACTTGCCCGAGCCGGGCGGTCCCGCGATCCCGAGGAGCCGGCGGCGGGCCGGGGTGGCGGAGGCGGCGAGCCGTCGGGCGCGCTCGACGAGGTGGGGCAGGTGCGTGGGCTCGGCCTCGCTGCTGGTCTCGGTCATGTCCGGGTTCCCTCTTCGGCCCCTCCGGACCCTTCGGCCTCTGTGGTTCCCGCAGCTCCCGCTGCCCCCAACCGCCACAGTGAGGTCACCTCGGCGGCGCGGGCGGCGTGCAGGGCGTCGTCGGCGTCGCGGGCGCGGGGGTGCCGGGGCCGGATGTCCAGGCGGTCCAGGACCGTCAGGCCCGCCGCGTCGAACGCGGCGGTCAGCTCGGCGCGGGAGCGCAGCCCGAGGTGTTCGGCGATGTCGGACAGGATCAGCCAGCCCTCGCCGCCCGGTTCGAGGTGGGCGGACAGGCCGTTCAGGAAGCCGCGGAGCATCCGGCTGCCCGGGTCGTAGACCGCGTACTCGACGGGGGAGGTGGGCTTGGCCGGTACCCACGGCGGGTTGCAGACGACGAGCGCCGCGCGTCCGGCCGGGAACAGGTCGGCCTCCAGGATCTCCACGCGGTCGGTCACGCCGAGCCGTTCGGTGTTCTCCCGCGCGCAGGCCAGGGCTCGCGGGTCCTGGTCGGTGGCCACCACACGGGACACACCGCGCCGGGCCAGCACCGAGGCCAGGACGCCGGTGCCGGTTCCGATGTCGAACGCCGGTCCGGGGACGGAGGGGAGCGGCGCCTGGGCCACCAGGTCGACGTACTCGCCGCGCACGGGGGAGAAGACGCCGTAGTACGGGTGGACGCGGTCGCCGCCGAGCGCCGGTACGCGGACGCCGTTTCTGCGCCATTCGTAGGCGCCGATCACCCCGAGCAGTTCGCGCAGCGAGACGATCAGGGGCGGGGCGGGGTGCGCATCCGGGGTGTCCGGCCCGTACGCCTGGAGGCACGCCTCCCGTACGTCGGGCGCGCGGCGCAGTGCGAGCCCGTACCCGGGGTCCAGGGATACCAGCAGCATCCCCAGGATGCGGGCGCGCTGACTCTGCACGGCCCGGTGCAGGTGGAACGCCTGGGCGGGGTCGGCCGGTGGCCGTTTGCGCGGGCGGCGGTCGATCCGGCGGGCCAGTGCGGTCAGCAGTTGGCGGGCGTTGTGGAAGTCGCCGCGCCACAGGAGCGCCGTGCCCTCGCAGGCGAGCTTGTAGGCGTCGTCGGCCTTCGTACGGTCGTCGGCGACGACCACCCGGCGGGGTGCCGGCGTGCCGCTCTCGGAACGCCAGCGTGCGGTGCGGGCCGCGCCGGCCTCGGTCCACCCGACGGACTGCGGGGCCTGAAGTGTGTTCATTGCGTCCCAGGTAAGGGGCTGAGAAGTGACGTTCGACTCTACTCCGTGCCGGGGAGGGACCTTCGTCCCCTGTGTTCGAGGCGGCACGGGGTAGGAGTATGGAAATAGTTGGGCATAGCACACGCTGTTGGTCGTATGGAGGCGTACATGGACACCCTGCCGGTCATTGTCGCGGTGGACGGATCTCCCGACAGCGAGCGGGCGCTGCGCTGGGCGATCGAGGCGGCCCGGCTGCGGTCCGCGCCGCTGCAGGTCGTACACGTCTGGCCGTACGTCACCTCGGAAGGCCGCGCGGCGGCCGAGTCCGGCATCGGTGACCCGGTCCTGGACGAGCTGCGCAAGACGCTGGACGGGCAGGCCGACACGGCCGGGCTGCCGGGTGTCGAGTTCCGCAGTCTCAGCGGGCTCACCGACACGCTGCTGCCCGCCCTCGGCGCCGAAGCGCAACTGCTGGTGCTCGGCTCGCGCGGGCGCGGCGGCTTCGCCAGCCTGCTGCTCGGCTCGAACGGCATGGCGTGCGCGGCGCACTCGGAAGGGCCCGTGGTGGTCGTGCCGCGCCCGGACCGGGCCGGCGCCGGGGTCGGTGCGGACGGTGAGGTGGTCCGTCCCGACCCGCCGCAGGTCACCCTCGGAGTCGACGCCTCCTCGGACGAGCCGGGCGCGATCGGCTTCGCCTTCGCCGAGGCGAGCCGTCGCGGAGCCCGCCTCAAGGTGGTCTCCGGCTATGCCTGGCCGATGCTGACGCCGCCGTCGTTCGAATACATCGCGGCCTACGAAGGCACTCAGCAGGAGTACGAGGACGCCCTGGTCGAGCAGGTGACGCAGACGCTCGCGCCGTACCGCGAGCGCTATCCCGAGGTGGCGGTGACGGCCGAACTGCGGAACGCGGACGCCGCCGGGCAGCTCGTCGAGGCGTCCAAGGCCAGCGATCTGGTCGTGGTCGCCCGGCACCGCAGGCGGCTGCCGGTCGGCCGTCGGCTCGGCTCGGTCGCCCACGCCGTACTGCTGCACGCGGTGAGCCCGATCGCGGTCGTGCCGGAGGAGACGGAGCGGAGCCGGGAAGCGGAGTAGCGCGAGCGCCCGTAACCCGCGCCCCACCCGGCCGGCCCAACGGAGCGGCCCGAGCTGCCCCGGCCCTTCGCTCGACCCTGCCGCTCTCCTCAGCCGATGCCGAACGCCTCCGCGTAGCGCACCGTGCCGCGCGGAGGTGTGCTGCCGTCCAGGGACAGGGCCAGGAACGCTTCGTCCGGCCACTCCTGCGGCGGCAGGATGCCGAAGCGGGAAGCGGCGGGCTCGAAGCCGAACCTGGGGTAGTACGGCGGGTGGCCCAGTACGACGGCCGTCCGCTCGCCGGCCGCCCGGGCCGCGTCCAGCAGGGCCCGGACAACGGCGCTGCCCGCGCCCTGCTTGTGGTACTCGGGCAGCACCGCGCACGGCGCGAGCGCGACGGCTGGTTCGCCGGCTATGTGACAGCGGGTGAGCAGCGCGTGCGCGACGACGGACGCGGGCGCCGCCGTGCTGCCGGCCGGCTCGGCCACGTACGAAAGACCCGGCAGCCAGGCCGCCGGGTCCTGCCGCAGCGCGTCGACGAGGTCGGCCTCGCCCGCGGTCTCGAAGGCGGCCAGGTTGATCCGGCGGACGGCCGGGATGTCCTCGGGAGTCTCGGGGCGGCACTGCCAGGTGTTCATGCCCACATGGTCGCACCGGGGTCTGACAATCGGCTCGCGCTTTTCTCCGGCCCCGGGCCTGCGTCTTCCGGCCCCGGCCTCCGGCAGCCGGTCAGTCCGAGCCGGCCGCCGTGAACGCCTCGGCCCGGCGCTCCGGCCTGCGCATCAGAAAGACCGCCGCGGACCCGGCCGCGAACAGCGCGAACACCGACATGGCGGTGCTGATCCACGACACGCCCAGCCACTGGCCGCCCACATAGCCGAGGCTCACCCCGTACGCGGCCCAGGCCAGCCCGGCCAGCGCGGACCACGGCAGGAACTCCCGGACCGTACGGTGCGCGACCCCGGCGCCGAGGCTGACCACCGATCGTCCGGCGGGCGCGAAGCGGGCCAGGACGACGATGCCGCCGCCGCCCCGGGTCAGCGCCGCGCCGAGCCGTTCCTGGGCCGCGGTCAGCCGCCGGGAGCGGGCGATGGCGCGGTCGAAGCGGTCGCCGCCGCGCCAGGCGAGCCGGTAGGCGACCATGTCGCCGAGCACCGAGGCGGTCGCGGCGCACAGCACCAGGGCCAGCATCTCGGCGAGGTCGGCGTCACCGCGTACGGAGGTGGAGACGCCCACCGCGCCGGCCGCGGTACGGGTGCCCGCGGCCGTGGTGGCGGCGGTGATCACCAGGACACCGCTGGGCAGGATCGGCACGAAGACGTCGAGGAGTACGGAGAGTCCGACGATCGCGTAGACCCAAGGGGTGTCGCTCAACGACCCCAGGCTTTCCAACAACGTCCTTCTCCTGATCCGATCCCCTGCCGCGACGTCGCATCGGCGGCTGGGGCGGCTGTACCGCCATACAGCGTACGCCTGGCCGGTCCGCCGTGACGTTCCAGGGCACACGGTGTTGTCGGCTTCACACCCCTGCGGAACCACCCCGGGCGGCACTGTCACCCGTCTGCTCCGGCCGTGGCGCAAAAGAGCGCGGCTTTGGGCATGTTATGTGCCGATATGGGCGCCTTGTGAAGCGCGCAAACAGGGTGCTCCGGAGCGGAACGGCACACGAATGGAGACAGGGATGCAGAGGTTGAGGGAGTCGTCGGTGGCGCAGAAGTCATCGGAGGTGCCGGAGGGCGCGGCGGGACCGGCCGCCGGCCGCGGGCGGGCCGTGCACGGCGGACGGGCCAGGGGCGGTGCGACGCCGACGCCGACACCGACGCCGACACCGGCACGGGCGCGGCCGCGGACGGTCGCCAGGACGGCGGGCGCCTCCGTGGCGGCCCTCGCCACGGCGGGCACGCTCCTGCTCGCCCCGGCGGCGGTCGCGGCGGACGGCGACAAGGTCACGAAGAACACCGTCAATCAGGACTACTCGGTCACCATCGCGGCGCAGTTCACCCGCCCGAACGGCGCGATGCTGAGCCGGGCGCTGACGTACGACCCCAAGCTGGTGCCCGTGAACTCCCACGTCACGGTCAGTGAGCGCGCCAACAGCGACCGCACCCGGGTCGGCCTGCGGGTGGACGGCCTGGTGGCGAACCGCACGTACGGGGCGCACGTCCACACGGGGACGTGCGGGGTCCGCCCGGAGAGCTCGGGGCCGCACTACCAGCACCGCAAGGACCCGCGCACGCCCTCCGTCGACCCGGCGTACGCCAACCCGAAGAACGAGGTCTGGCTGGATTTCACCACCGACGGGAAGGGCGAGGCGAGCTCCGTCTCCCGCAACGCCTGGCGTTTCCGGTCCGGCGAGGCGCGGTCCGTGGTGATCCACGAGCACCGCACCGCGACCAAGGCCGGGGTGGCGGGGACCGCCGGCCGGGTGGTCGCGTGCTACTCCGTGCCGTTCAACCAGTCGAAGGAAGCCGCGAAGGCCGTCAGCGGCCTCCTGGGGAAGCTCTTCTGACGGTTCCGGTGAGCGGGTTCCGGTGAGTCCGGCGGCGGCACCGGTGCTGCACGTCGCCGGACTCCGGCACGGCTCCGAAAGAGCGGCGGCCCCCGGTGGGTACCGGGGGCCGCCGCTCGTCGCCGGGTGGCGGACCTGCGGGCCGCCGGTCTGCCGTCAGACCGCGCTCGGCTCGCGCCGGACGCCGTCCGTGGCGTCGGCCGACTGCCGGGAGCGGAAGAGCAGGTGGTCCAGCGACCAGGTGCCGGGGCCGGTGAAGACCAGCAGCAGGAACGCCCAGCAGAACAGTACGGACAGCTCGCCGCCGTTCTGCAGCGGCCACAGGGACTCGCCGGCGTGCACCGAGAAGTACGCGTACGCCATGGAGCCGGAGCTGATCAGGGCCGCGGCGCGGGTGCCGAGGCCCAGCATCACCAGGAGGCCGCCGACGAACTGGATGACGGCCGCGTACCAGCCGGGCCAGGTGCCCGCGGGCACGGTCAGGCCCTTGCCCATCGCGCCGCCCAGGATGCCGAACAGCGAGGACGCGCCATGGCAGGCGAAGAGCAGGCCGGTGACGATGCGGAAGAGCGAGAGGGTGTGCGGCTTGATTCGTTCGGTGAACTCGGTCACCGGGGAGGGAGCGGACATGGGGGAACTCCTGCGGTTTCGGGGACGGGAACCGACAAGGAGAAAGGTTAGGGAGACCTAATAGGTACTTGCAAGTTCAACATCTGGCCATATCCGGCCGTTGGCCGAAAACGGTCATGGCGCGAAGTGGCGCCCGGGGGCGGCGCACGGTGGGGTAAGTGTTTGTACTGGCCACCGAATTCACCCCGGGATGCCCCGCAATACGCCCGTCCGGCGGGCGGAAGACGTCGACGGCAGCAGAAGCCCGGCCCGGCGGAAAGCGCGGCGACAGGTCAGGGAAAAGAGCAGATGAAGAACCCGGCGAAAGGGGGAGAAGTGAGAGGGAAGAACTGTCCTTCTCCTGCCCCGGACCTATAACTTCCCCTTTCCCTGCCCCCTCGCCTCGTTCTGCCCCTTCCCCGCCTCCTGCTCCGAGCGCCCCGCCACCTGCTCGTCCCACGCGCAGACCAGCCGCGCGCCACCGCCCCGCTCGCACTGCGCCTGGTCCAGCCGCAGCCGTGCGGTGCGCCCGTTCAGCGCCAGGGTCATCAACTGGTTGCCGAACCACGGGCCGCCCGTGCGGCGCCAGTTGATCGACGGCCGCTCCAGCCGGGCGTGCCGGGCCAGCGCGTGGCCCAGCCGGCGGCCGAGCCGGCTCCAGCCGAAGCGGAAGCCGGCCCGCATGGTGGCGGGAATGCTGTTGTGCACGGGTGAACAGGTCAGTTGGAGGACGCGCGCGGCGGGTGCGGGGCGGTCGCGCCAGTGCGGCTCGGCCACGTACGCGTGATGCACGTCGCCGGACAGCACGCACACCGTCGCCGGTGCCGCGTCGCCCGAACCGGCCTCGGCGAGCAGGTCGGTGAGCGCGGCGAAGGACTCCGGGAACGCCGCCCAGTGCTCCAGGTCGGCCCGCTGCCGCAGCGACTCGCTCCGGCGCGCCCAGCGCGCGCCGCGCGCCCCGGCGCACAGGGCGGCGTTCCAGCCCTCCGCGTCGTGGATCAGGTTCGGCAGGAGCCAGGGCAGCGAGCTGCCGATGAGCAGGTGGTCGTACGCGCCGTGGTCGGCCAGCACCTGTTCGCGCAGCCACTCCGCCTCGGCGGGGTCGAGCATCGCCCGCCGCCCCTCGTCCAGGACGCGGGTGGCGCGGGTGTCGACCATGACCAGCCGTACGCGGCCGAAGTCGCGGCGGTAGCTCCAGCGCGCGCAGCCCGGGTCGGCGTCGGCCGCCGAGACGAACTCCCGCACCAGGGCGGTGCCGTCCGGCAGCGCGCGCACCCGGGCGTACAGCTCGTCCTTCTCCAGCTCGGCGGGGGAGAGGTTGCCCAGGTGCTGATACACCCAGTACGACATCAGGCCGCCCAGCACCCGCTCCCGCCACCAGGAGGCCGCGCGCATCCGGGTCTGCCAGGCGGCGGAGGTGTTCCAATCGTCGATCACGTCATGATCGTCGAAGATCATGCAGCTCGGGACGGTGGACAGCAGCCAGCGCACCTCCGGGTCGAGCCAGGACTCGGCATAGAGGTGGGTGTACTCCTCGTAGTCCGCGACCTGCCGCCAGGGCG
Proteins encoded in this region:
- a CDS encoding superoxide dismutase family protein; translated protein: MAQKSSEVPEGAAGPAAGRGRAVHGGRARGGATPTPTPTPTPARARPRTVARTAGASVAALATAGTLLLAPAAVAADGDKVTKNTVNQDYSVTIAAQFTRPNGAMLSRALTYDPKLVPVNSHVTVSERANSDRTRVGLRVDGLVANRTYGAHVHTGTCGVRPESSGPHYQHRKDPRTPSVDPAYANPKNEVWLDFTTDGKGEASSVSRNAWRFRSGEARSVVIHEHRTATKAGVAGTAGRVVACYSVPFNQSKEAAKAVSGLLGKLF
- a CDS encoding DoxX family protein, with translation MSAPSPVTEFTERIKPHTLSLFRIVTGLLFACHGASSLFGILGGAMGKGLTVPAGTWPGWYAAVIQFVGGLLVMLGLGTRAAALISSGSMAYAYFSVHAGESLWPLQNGGELSVLFCWAFLLLVFTGPGTWSLDHLLFRSRQSADATDGVRREPSAV
- a CDS encoding alkaline phosphatase D family protein, with the translated sequence MAGLLLGPLLRYVDEISATVWVETDRPCEVHVRCENGAGGAERTWQVAGHHYALVPVAGLTPAGETPYRVLLDGEQVWPQPGSRFPESTIRTPAAPGGDPADQHLRVAFGSCRWAAPPADAHDPVGPDALDTLAAALAADPARPRPDVLLLLGDQVYADQTSDATAQLFATRRDTSEPPWRQVADYEEYTHLYAESWLDPEVRWLLSTVPSCMIFDDHDVIDDWNTSAAWQTRMRAASWWRERVLGGLMSYWVYQHLGNLSPAELEKDELYARVRALPDGTALVREFVSAADADPGCARWSYRRDFGRVRLVMVDTRATRVLDEGRRAMLDPAEAEWLREQVLADHGAYDHLLIGSSLPWLLPNLIHDAEGWNAALCAGARGARWARRSESLRQRADLEHWAAFPESFAALTDLLAEAGSGDAAPATVCVLSGDVHHAYVAEPHWRDRPAPAARVLQLTCSPVHNSIPATMRAGFRFGWSRLGRRLGHALARHARLERPSINWRRTGGPWFGNQLMTLALNGRTARLRLDQAQCERGGGARLVCAWDEQVAGRSEQEAGKGQNEARGQGKGKL